The DNA sequence TATTGTggctaaattttaaaatatcggCCTCAAAAggtgaataataatttttggatgactttttttttttttttgtatgagTTAGATAGCCTAAGGAGTATTGAGATTGAATTCAAgacttttcactttttatagAGAGGAGAATCATTGATTAGTTAAGTCTCTCGACAAAAACTTGCTCACTATAACaaagatgaaattttatatctcgattttcctttttactaacatttttcctAATGAGTTAGAAAATGTCTTGATAATCCACCTCTATGGCATTCTTCTCCTAGAATTAGATGTGACACATTTTGTCTATGAATGCACAACGCATAAATTTTGTCCACGAACTTTTTTTGCAAGAGCTCCCATAAGTGCAATAACTACAATTTTGGAAGTATTAGAATTTATGTTTCAACATCAAATTTTGTCTACATATCATTAATTATAGTTGCAATAATTCAAGCTATATAGAGTTCATATAAGAAatcaataaatagaatatgaaGAGTAGGCATAGACGATAATGTAAACTTATGTGcattaatatacatataaagaaattcaataaaaatactccctccatttgaaattaggagtcccggtttgcCATTTTGGTTCGTCGGTGATTAGGAGTCTCAATTCACATTATTTTTCCaccaactttattttatggagtactatttcttaaaatctgatCCTAATTGAAGCAcatatgtaatatttttatgatatggATGTATAGTAACACAAATGTGCAATAATATGATGACATGGAATGACTGTATTTGATGCTAAGAATAAGAGTTCCGTTTTTGCATTTTaatccgtccgcgaataggagtcccgattcacttttaccataaatgataatagggtctcaccttccactaagagcatctccaatgcaaataggccaaccactctctctccctgccacgtcagcagcactaaaaatccacctgccatatcagatttaggtcagccataggctagccgcaataaaaataattcaaaaaatactacatttacggaattaaaattacgattaaattacggaattaaatttacgaaattgaaataaaatcgcgtttatataggttttctaaaaaaaaaatcgaaataggccgttggccgatcggcacgccacaatggcggccagcgccaCGCGAttggctagcccacgccgatttcGGGCTGGCCGgctgcaatggttcggctagccggttgGCTAGCCGACATTGAAGATGCTCTAACTCATTCCacccacatttcatttaaaactaatatatacaagtgggaccattattccactaacttttttctactcactttttttaacatttcttaaaacccgtgctgcccatgaatgagactcctaataacggacggaaggagtaataaatataaaaattggtcagatgtgataattacgaaaatttgaaaatttgcaattttccgttcaacttttaaaaaggcgtgggacaaacaaaaaagaaatactccctccgtcccattaaaaatgcaacgtttgCTTTTGCGCACTTGTTTTGGAAaagttataataaataactaaagtggtgaaaaaataaattaagagagagaataatgtagaggagAGTCCCCtttatattattcttatttgtactttattttttctctaatttaactatttattattattttttcaaaacatgtgtgaaaaagcaaacgtttcgtttctaatgggacagagggagtatttttcgTAAATTTGTAGACTACTAACATATTTATACACGTTGTAAATATgcaattttcataatttatgtaaCGCATTATTTGATCTTTTTAGTTTACATATATGTTGGTCTTTTCAATCATTATTTGGCCAAGTTAGAGAGAAGATGGGGGGCTCCATAAGTAGGAAGCAAGATAGCATCATCCATAGCAACCAGTTTACTTCAAAGGGTATGCAACATGATGAATATCtctatcaaaaaataataattaatcaaaaatataatactaaaataaatatttaaaataaggacagaGACAATGTCAATTGTTAAATCTGATACGTGGAGTTTCCCATTTTGTACTTTACactttatactataaaaatgatGGAATCTTTAAAATACAcgaacattaattaaatatcatatttcTTTCACCCgttattaaatatttctattttatagtAGAAGATGAATTGTTCAAAAGTTTAGTCAAGTCTTggtcatttaattttaatatttggaaaatcattcaatttgatttttttttctcagttattcaataatgaaaatatggaAGTCCTAAATCATACATAGACGTCACTAAATATCATCTATACATAATCGTTATTTGGTTGATAAACATCATCAATATTTTACTTGTAGTCACTGTATTTTTTCGTCATAGAATAATTGAGAATAAATCCATATTTTATGACTTGTTTCtgctaaaatataaaattgcaggaaaaaccaaaattcaacaaaaaaatcatgatttttataaaaatttgatctttaataaatgtaatgtACTATTTCATTTCACTGACTCATTAtactttctaaatttttattgactttttttaataatattttttttatttaaaaatgtacCTAAGTCAAAACACCGTATTTATCCATGGGAGAGGGTATTATATATTATccattatttcaataattgatTATTGCAGTAAAGAATGTCTTGTACAGGCACTGAGACACTGACCAATGTTATCAAGGCCACCTACTTCTTGTTTTATTCcgatttaattagatttgtttattaataatGTCTCACCAAACATTCGTAACCACCCCCAACCATTATGACCAgaattaaatactttaaaacagaatctattttatttaatccatTTATGATTTATCCTTAAAGCACACTCTAAATTGGGTTTGTAATAAGGTTACAGCGATGCAACTCAATGTTAAATCCTAGACATATTAATTCTTAACcaaccattaattaattatagatcTTGTTTATAAGAATGTGTAGTTAAGATTTGTGGAAAAactatttttgttgttgttgatgatgatAGTTAAGTGGAGTGAAATATAAGTGAAATAATAAGATAATGGGCTTTACATTGTATTCATTTTTGTGATTTCAATTGTGTATTATATTTGGGCCTTGAATATTAACTATGTCGGCCCAATGATGAGAActtgtataaaaataagtgtTACGTATAAACTTgatagaggaaaaaaaaagtgtataaTCTATGGAGATTTGTGTCTATTGCATTGATGATGTGTCCAGGATTTTTGATTTAGAGGCGTGATAAATAGTTAGGCTAGGAGGGGGTGTCGGCCGAGCAGTTGATGTAGTGATAATATCGAGTGACTGTGTCGACATGCAGCTGTCTAGTGCAATAGCaactttctttttcatttgttcCTTCTTTTCGTCTTTCTCACTCTGCATTTAAATTCTCCCCGGTCTCTCCTATTCTTTTGTTATTGATATTGAATAAATGTGCTATTAAGCATGCATATTGAAGAAATGAGTTGTGAATTAAAATCAAGGAtgcaatatttgatttataatagtaattcataaagatattatattaGTACTTAACTTTTTAGGATATAATTGTACTCCTTATTTTCATGTGTATATACGCCTATGCTCGCGTTCGCAAAGAAGGATATCAAGTCGTTAACAAACATTCAGGACCTTCTACTcgtcaaaattttgatttaaaaagagattccgtcccaactaaaatgaaTAACTAAAGTTCACTTGCACAATCGAAAGAATAACTAAAATGAATGCAAAAATTCGAGTTAATGCATGTCATCCTTGCGAGGTCATGTTGATCTTCTCTATATTGTACTCTGTATCGTTCCAATTTTATCGGATGTCCTCGAAGGGACAACAGCAAAACTAACACAccaccaacaaaaaaaatatcacaaccCACAAGAagtagaaaattagaaaatctCATGCCATAAATTGCAAATACTTGTCGATGTAGGGAATGAAGAACAATGCTGAAATTTGTTTCAAGTAAAATATGTACACAACAAAGTCTTTAGACACCATTATATGATACTCCATGGAAAGCTTCAAAATGAGGAATTTCTAGCAATTCAAGAATCACAAATCTTTGGAGGGctaaaatatatacaattgTGAGCCATAGATTTGAATCAAGACTCGAATCAGACGTCGTCCGTGTCACTGCCCCCAACGGCATGTGCCTCGTGGTTTCCCCAATAATTGCTGCCGTCTGGACCAGACATCTTGAACCtgttcaacacaaaaacaagGCAATTCCATCAACGATTAGACTACCTTAAACCGTAATTTTGCAGATCTAGAAGCTCGGACAGACCGCTCCAGAACAGATTTTCCTTCCTTGTACTTTTGACTCTTCTCGTGCGCCATTTCCTGGAGACAGACAATCAATCGGATTATGTGTTGGAAGACTCAAAACAAGTGCGTCTGTGATTATAAATCGTGTGGTGTATTACATATTTCCACCCAACGATCGAACCACACTGGACGCAGTATAGATCAGCCACGGTGTGAGCACCAGTTATCATCAGCCTCTCTTCTTTCTCCCCGAGAGTCACGTTTGATCTGCACGTGGATATGAGAAATTCTTTAGTCACGAATGTTTATGATACTGATAGGCATCCCGATGTACTATCTTCTATTCGTGATGAACATCTAGCCCCCCGTTTTCGACTGAACTTAAGTTTCTAATTATTGTTGAGGAGTGGCATTTAAGAAATCGTGAGATTTCATGAGTTATAAAGTCTTGAACtggaattgaagattgaaaaGAATACCACCAATGTAACTCTATGAGTTTAAGAAGTCGTATTTTCGCATTAGTGATAGATCGAAGACGGATTAGTTCAGTTAGCGAAGAATCAAGAAACTTACACCTTGTTGAAGAGGTAAGCCTTCCCATGCCTGGATTGGAAAGACTGAATGGAAAATAATacagaaagaaaattaaaatcagtCTTCGGTCCGAGAAGCCATATATTCTGATGCTTGCAAAGCTAATTTTCGGTAAACGCATTGAAAGCTTAAAGATCAGCATCCTATACATTGAATCAAGAAACATAAAAGCAATCACCCGTAAATGAACTGAAGATATCATGTTCTACAAAATTTGGGTTTTTACGTTATAAGTTTCTTCACTATCAGGAAAAAAGGATTTCAAGAAGAAATCGTGAATTTTATGTTAGTTAATAAGCAGTGACCGTGAATCAGTCTACCTAGAGAAGTACAAGAAACAAATATGGCGTCATCTttcaacactaaaaaaaaaaagaaaactagaTAGAAAAGTCAGCCCATGAATTCAACTGAACACTAAGGTAAACAAGCATTCACAAGGTagaaacaacaacaaccacCTTCGTGTTCCATCACAAGCTGCGCAAGAAATCATATCTTATGCAAATTGATTCATCATAATCATCACCACAAAGAAGAACGCCTAAACATGGATTGTTCAAAGCTAGACAACAATTTAACAGCAGGCCTTACTTACTCACTACACAGTAAACATTCACATCTGCCAAAAATCGAGCTTAAACTGTTCATTGCAAAAGCATCACTAGATCAAATTCAATCACAATGtagaaacaacaacaacaacaacaacaacaaccacCTTTCATGTTCCATCACAAGCCGCACAAGAAATCATATCTAATGCAAATTAATTCATCATAATCATCACCCGAGGATCTTCCCGCACACTCAAATCATACAATACAGCATATGCCAAACAAGAAGAATGCCTAAACATGGATTGTTCAAAGCTAGACAACAATTCAACAGCAGGCCTTACTCACTCACTACACAGTAAACATTCATATCTGCCAAAAATCGAGCTTAAAATGTTCATTGCAAACTAGATCAAATTCAATCACAATGtagaaacaacaacaacaacccCCTTTCATGTTCCATCATAAGCCGCACAAGAAATCATATCTAATGCCCCCATTTCTCAATCTAATTCCGATTCTCTCCACCAAACAATTGAAACACAAACAATTCagaatcataaataaattgattgattgattgattgattgattaattaaaaggTGCTTACCTCAAGATTCAATGAAGCCAAGTGTGGACAGGAAAAGCTCAGAATGTGGGCTAAGAGAAAGGAATGGCATCAGCTATATAATCTTGAATTGAAGATGATTAGTCCATAACACTCATCGATATACCGTGGAAACACATCGAcacaatt is a window from the Salvia hispanica cultivar TCC Black 2014 chromosome 1, UniMelb_Shisp_WGS_1.0, whole genome shotgun sequence genome containing:
- the LOC125212830 gene encoding protein yippee-like; protein product: MISSVHLRLCKHQNIWLLGPKTDFNFLSVLFSIQSFQSRHGKAYLFNKVSNVTLGEKEERLMITGAHTVADLYCVQCGSIVGWKYEMAHEKSQKYKEGKSVLERFKMSGPDGSNYWGNHEAHAVGGSDTDDV